A genomic stretch from Aedes albopictus strain Foshan chromosome 2, AalbF5, whole genome shotgun sequence includes:
- the LOC115268786 gene encoding uncharacterized protein LOC115268786 isoform X1, whose translation MKIVYFSVRVTNRKQFEHLVSRMEAHPTVAKGLKFSEASGVSQDAFVSVWKELAAGLNSLGPPIRTVKDWQKVWTDYKLKVKHKLAHNKREVNATGGGPNNMKVLSPCEEAVVEMLSLDKTVNHSGSAFGLPRRPPPSASPLVSQPSLHPSPPGSPLLSSTMRQQAISADEADQVECDRGIRDEGIENSHSPARRKRKQSNTRDVRHELLMEQTKCMQKIVEHTGDCARYARKMCKLREEEVKNRKEYLLQKEKDRKADLEYKIELLQYKKKKLDILERQYRKK comes from the exons atgaaaatcgtgtaTTTTAGTGTACGCGTGACCAATCGCAAACAGTTTGAGCATCTGGTAAGCAGGATGGAAGCGCATCCGACGGTGGCAAAGGGCCTAAAATTCAGTGAAGCATCTGGAGTAAGCCAAGATGCTTTCGTTTCAGTTTGGAAGGAGTTAGCTGCCGGATTAAACAGCCTGGGTCCCCCGATCCGAACGGTGAAGGATTGGCAAAAG GTTTGGACCGACTACAAGCTGAAAGTCAAACATAAACTGGCCCACAACAAACGGGAGGTCAATGCGACTGGGGGTGGACCCAACAATATGAAAGTGCTGTCGCCATGCGAGGAGGCAGTTGTGGAAATGCTTTCTCTGGACAAAACGGTAAACCATTCCG GATCAGCATTTGGTCTACCTCGTCGTCCACCGCCATCGGCTTCTCCGCTTGTCAGCCAACCAAGTTTGCATCCTTCACCGCCCGGATCCCCGCTACTATCAAGTACCATGCGGCAACAGGCAATTTCGGCAGATGAAGCGGATCAGGTCGAGTGCGACCGTGGAATCCGAGATGAAGGTATTGAGAATAGCCACAGTCCTGCGAGACGCAAACGAAAGCAGTCAAATACTCGGGATGTTCGACACGAGCTATTGATGGAGCAAACAAAATGCATGCAGAAGATTGTCGAGCATACTGGAGACTGTGCGCGATACGCACGTAAAATGTGTAAGCTTCGGGAGGAAGAGGTAAAAAATCGGAAGGAATACTTGTTGCAGAAGGAAAAGGACAGGAAAGCTGACCTGGAGTACAAAATAGAACTGCTGCAGTATAAGAAGAAGAAACTTGACATCCTAGAGCGTCAGTATCGAAAGAAGTAA
- the LOC115268786 gene encoding uncharacterized protein LOC115268786 isoform X2, whose translation MEVKRVRVTNRKQFEHLVSRMEAHPTVAKGLKFSEASGVSQDAFVSVWKELAAGLNSLGPPIRTVKDWQKVWTDYKLKVKHKLAHNKREVNATGGGPNNMKVLSPCEEAVVEMLSLDKTVNHSGSAFGLPRRPPPSASPLVSQPSLHPSPPGSPLLSSTMRQQAISADEADQVECDRGIRDEGIENSHSPARRKRKQSNTRDVRHELLMEQTKCMQKIVEHTGDCARYARKMCKLREEEVKNRKEYLLQKEKDRKADLEYKIELLQYKKKKLDILERQYRKK comes from the exons ATGGAGGTGAAACG TGTACGCGTGACCAATCGCAAACAGTTTGAGCATCTGGTAAGCAGGATGGAAGCGCATCCGACGGTGGCAAAGGGCCTAAAATTCAGTGAAGCATCTGGAGTAAGCCAAGATGCTTTCGTTTCAGTTTGGAAGGAGTTAGCTGCCGGATTAAACAGCCTGGGTCCCCCGATCCGAACGGTGAAGGATTGGCAAAAG GTTTGGACCGACTACAAGCTGAAAGTCAAACATAAACTGGCCCACAACAAACGGGAGGTCAATGCGACTGGGGGTGGACCCAACAATATGAAAGTGCTGTCGCCATGCGAGGAGGCAGTTGTGGAAATGCTTTCTCTGGACAAAACGGTAAACCATTCCG GATCAGCATTTGGTCTACCTCGTCGTCCACCGCCATCGGCTTCTCCGCTTGTCAGCCAACCAAGTTTGCATCCTTCACCGCCCGGATCCCCGCTACTATCAAGTACCATGCGGCAACAGGCAATTTCGGCAGATGAAGCGGATCAGGTCGAGTGCGACCGTGGAATCCGAGATGAAGGTATTGAGAATAGCCACAGTCCTGCGAGACGCAAACGAAAGCAGTCAAATACTCGGGATGTTCGACACGAGCTATTGATGGAGCAAACAAAATGCATGCAGAAGATTGTCGAGCATACTGGAGACTGTGCGCGATACGCACGTAAAATGTGTAAGCTTCGGGAGGAAGAGGTAAAAAATCGGAAGGAATACTTGTTGCAGAAGGAAAAGGACAGGAAAGCTGACCTGGAGTACAAAATAGAACTGCTGCAGTATAAGAAGAAGAAACTTGACATCCTAGAGCGTCAGTATCGAAAGAAGTAA
- the LOC109422908 gene encoding putative nuclease HARBI1: MSCFEFWFSDDEIEEEEEHLDFVRLERRRLRDMSNPLEIPEDSFISYFRVTKDLFRYLMDNVGNKLGGSVKSSSVPPMLRLTAALRFFAEGSYQKGVGNDLFAGMAQPTLSKALSSVIEAFEVEICPVAIQFPTSEAEKDEIKRSFYEKTGFPGVIGCVDGTHVKIFKPISHIQHLYYNRKGFHSLNVMLVCDHRQFIRYVDANSPGANHDSFIWNNNELDAVLNQNYRNGETNTWLLGDAGYPLKPYLITPFRSSANLPNSSRQTKFNEIHSKTRNIIERTIGVMKNVFRCILAARQLHYKPEKAARIVNVCCALHNLRKRFNVPEDNIQWEEPDDNEVLDPPYEGEPDASANEIREEIMYSIT, encoded by the exons ATGAGTTGCTTCGAATTCTGGTTCAGTGATGACGAGATCGAGGAAGAAGAGGAACATTTAGATTTTGTTCGTCTCGAACGTCGAAGATTGCGGGATATGAGTAACCCGTTGGAGATACCGGAAGATTC ATTCATATCATACTTTCGAGTAACAAaggatttgttcagatatttgaTGGACAACGTGGGAAACAAATTAGGAGGATCTGTAAAATCCTCATCCGTTCCACCGATGCTCAGATTAACAGCAGCGTTGAGGTTCTTTGCGGAAGGAAGTTACCAAAAGGGAGTTGGTAACGACTTGTTCGCAGGGATGGCTCAGCCAACGCTTTCGAAAGCATTGTCATCTGTTATTGAAGCTTTTGAGGTCGAAATTTGTCCGGTGGCAATACAGTTCCCCACATCAGAAGCAGAGAAAGATGAAATTAAACGCAGTTTCTATGAAAAAACCGGTTTCCCTGGTGTAATCGGGTGCGTCGATGGCACACATGTCAAGATCTTCAAACCCATTAGTCACATCCAACACCTGTATTACAACAGGAAAGGGTTCCATAGCTTGAACGTCATGCTG GTTTGTGATCATCGGCAGTTTATTCGATATGTCGATGCCAACAGCCCTGGTGCCAATCACGATTCATTCATATGGAACAACAACGAATTAGATGCTGTTTTGAATCAAAATTATCGAAATGGAGAAACCAACACATGGCTTTTAG GTGATGCAGGATATCCTCTAAAACCGTATTTAATTACACCATTTCGGTCATCTGCAAATCTACCGAACTCCTCGAGGCAAACAAAGTTCaatgaaattcattcaaaaaccaGAAATATAATCGAGAGGACTATCGGAGTAATGAAGAATGTGTTCCGATGCATATTGGCAGCACGTCAATTACACTATAAACCTGAAAAAGCAGCAAGAATTGTAAATGTGTGCTGTGCGTTGCATAATTTGAGGAAAAGGTTCAATGTACCCGAAGACAACATACAATGGGAAGAGCCGGACGACAATGAAGTATTGGATCCTCCATATGAAGGCGAACCAGATGCATCAGCAAATGAAATAAGAGAAGAAATAATGTATTCTATCACGTAA